The following coding sequences are from one Geodermatophilus normandii window:
- a CDS encoding DUF2243 domain-containing protein, whose amino-acid sequence MADALPRPVPRRRLLVSGLLLGAGTAGAVDEIVFHQLLHWHHFYDRASGAAGLVSDGLLHAATFSAAVAGLALLADARRRGPFPAVLWWGAVLTGAGAFQLWDGLGNHKLLRLHQVRYGVDLTGYDVAWVLPGAALLLAGVALLVRSRSRPAPRP is encoded by the coding sequence GTGGCCGACGCACTCCCCCGGCCCGTGCCCCGGCGCCGGCTGCTGGTCTCCGGTCTGCTGCTCGGCGCGGGCACCGCCGGGGCGGTCGACGAGATCGTGTTCCACCAGCTGCTGCACTGGCACCACTTCTACGACCGGGCCAGCGGCGCCGCCGGGCTCGTCTCCGACGGCCTGCTGCACGCCGCCACCTTCTCCGCGGCGGTCGCGGGCCTCGCGCTGCTCGCCGACGCCCGCCGCCGGGGACCGTTCCCCGCCGTCCTGTGGTGGGGCGCGGTGCTCACCGGGGCCGGCGCGTTCCAGCTGTGGGACGGCCTGGGCAACCACAAGCTGCTGCGCCTGCACCAGGTCCGCTACGGCGTCGACCTGACCGGCTACGACGTCGCGTGGGTGCTGCCCGGCGCCGCGCTGCTGCTGGCGGGCGTCGCGCTGCTCGTGCGGTCGCGGAGCCGGCCGGCGCCGCGCCCGTGA
- a CDS encoding DUF3117 domain-containing protein, translating to MAAMKPRTGEGPLEVTKEGRGLVMRVPLEGGGRLVVELSPDEAAALSEALKGATS from the coding sequence ATGGCGGCCATGAAGCCGCGCACGGGTGAAGGTCCCCTGGAGGTCACCAAGGAGGGGCGCGGCCTGGTCATGCGGGTGCCGCTCGAGGGCGGCGGTCGCCTCGTCGTCGAGCTGTCGCCCGACGAGGCCGCGGCGCTCTCCGAGGCACTGAAGGGCGCGACCAGCTGA
- a CDS encoding MsnO8 family LLM class oxidoreductase, producing the protein MRLSLLDRSRTRAGEPDAAALRGTVERAVSAERLGYRRFWVAEHHGVPGIAGAAPAVLLAAVAGRTSAIRLGSAGVMLPHHQPLVVAEQFATLTALAPGRVDLGLGRSPGFTAPVRRALRETERDFAADLAELRAHLTGTAEITMHPRPDGDVRMVVLATGSGLEVAAALGLPVVVGGPLLGVAGDPEPGREALARYRRSYRPSAQAPEPEVAISLDVLVADTAAEAADLLLPEAWAMAQARTTGVFPPLEPVPAVRAARMTAVQRRHAERTAATAVAGTAEQVGSRLAELAERTGAVELVAAGSTHDRWALAASDDALARLLGVPAAGR; encoded by the coding sequence ATGCGCCTCTCCCTGCTCGACCGCTCGCGCACGCGCGCCGGGGAGCCGGACGCGGCGGCGCTGCGCGGCACCGTCGAGCGGGCCGTCTCCGCGGAGCGGCTGGGCTACCGGCGGTTCTGGGTGGCCGAGCACCACGGCGTCCCCGGGATCGCCGGGGCGGCTCCGGCGGTCCTGCTGGCCGCGGTCGCGGGCCGGACCTCGGCGATCCGGCTGGGCTCGGCCGGCGTCATGCTGCCGCACCACCAGCCGCTGGTCGTGGCCGAGCAGTTCGCCACCCTGACGGCCCTCGCGCCCGGCCGCGTCGACCTCGGGCTCGGCCGCTCCCCCGGCTTCACCGCGCCGGTGCGCCGGGCGCTGCGGGAGACCGAGCGGGACTTCGCCGCCGACCTCGCCGAGCTGCGCGCGCACCTCACCGGGACGGCGGAGATCACGATGCACCCGCGTCCCGACGGCGACGTGCGGATGGTGGTCCTGGCCACCGGTTCCGGCCTCGAGGTCGCCGCCGCCCTGGGCCTGCCGGTGGTCGTGGGCGGGCCGCTGCTGGGAGTGGCCGGCGACCCGGAGCCGGGGCGCGAGGCGCTGGCCCGCTACCGCCGGAGCTACCGGCCCTCGGCGCAGGCGCCCGAGCCGGAGGTCGCGATCAGCCTCGACGTGCTCGTCGCCGACACCGCGGCCGAGGCCGCCGACCTGCTGCTGCCCGAGGCGTGGGCGATGGCGCAGGCGCGCACCACCGGCGTCTTCCCGCCGCTGGAGCCGGTCCCGGCGGTGCGGGCGGCCCGGATGACGGCGGTGCAGCGGCGGCACGCCGAGCGGACCGCGGCGACGGCGGTGGCCGGCACGGCCGAGCAGGTGGGGTCGCGGCTGGCCGAGCTGGCCGAGCGCACCGGCGCGGTGGAGCTGGTGGCGGCGGGCAGCACGCACGACCGCTGGGCGCTGGCCGCCTCCGACGACGCGCTGGCCCGGCTGCTGGGCGTGCCGGCCGCCGGACGGTGA
- a CDS encoding LysE family translocator, with protein sequence MGWSGYGTFVVLAVVLVLVPGPDVAVVLRNTLAGGRARGSWSAVGITVSNVLQGTAAATGLAALVVRVEPLFQAIRWAGVAYLTYLALQAFRSAVRGRYADLEAGGTATGRDALTGLRQGFLSNVTNPKVLAFYLAVLPQFLAPGTPVPVLLTYALTHAAVGLVWLLLLAAGLSRARRVLARRPVRRALDAFTGCALLAFGARLAASRS encoded by the coding sequence GTGGGCTGGTCGGGATACGGGACGTTCGTCGTCCTCGCGGTGGTGCTGGTGCTCGTCCCGGGGCCCGACGTCGCGGTCGTCCTCCGCAACACCCTGGCCGGGGGCCGGGCCCGCGGGTCGTGGAGTGCCGTCGGCATCACCGTCTCCAACGTCCTGCAGGGGACGGCGGCCGCCACCGGCCTGGCCGCGCTCGTCGTCCGCGTGGAGCCGCTGTTCCAGGCCATCCGCTGGGCCGGCGTGGCCTACCTGACCTACCTGGCGCTGCAGGCGTTCCGCTCGGCCGTGCGGGGCCGCTACGCCGACCTCGAGGCGGGCGGGACGGCGACCGGGCGGGACGCGCTGACCGGCCTGCGGCAGGGGTTCCTCAGCAACGTGACCAACCCGAAGGTGCTGGCCTTCTACCTCGCCGTGCTGCCGCAGTTCCTCGCGCCGGGCACGCCCGTCCCGGTCCTGCTGACCTACGCGCTCACCCACGCGGCGGTGGGCCTGGTCTGGCTGCTCCTGCTGGCGGCCGGCCTGTCCCGGGCGCGGCGCGTGCTGGCCCGCCGCCCGGTCCGCCGGGCGCTCGACGCGTTCACCGGTTGCGCGCTGCTGGCCTTCGGCGCCCGGCTGGCGGCCTCCCGGAGCTGA
- a CDS encoding MerR family transcriptional regulator, with protein MSDPLLRPGEFLRRTRLSAKALRLYAEQGLLPPDDVDPSSGYRGYAAGQVERARLIAALRRAGMPLARVRDVVDLEPPQRRAAVARWWAGVEDDVRRRRVLVDALTAEPAEEEHGYEVFLRAVPEARVLTAERRLTVEELDGFVTGASEEITAHLARSGAAPAGPLRVVYHGMVTEDGDGPVEVVQPFTGRVEPAGELRIRLQQAGREAVTCLSRGQAEFPGILGAYDAVGAWVDARGLERAGSPAEVYVSDRDVDPDTPHVEVAWPVA; from the coding sequence GTGAGCGACCCCCTGCTGCGGCCCGGTGAGTTCCTGCGGCGCACCCGGCTGTCGGCCAAGGCCCTCCGGCTCTACGCCGAGCAGGGGCTGCTGCCGCCCGACGACGTCGACCCGTCCAGCGGCTACCGCGGCTACGCGGCCGGGCAGGTCGAGCGGGCCCGGCTGATCGCCGCGCTGCGCCGCGCGGGCATGCCGCTGGCCCGGGTGCGGGACGTCGTCGACCTGGAGCCGCCGCAGCGGCGCGCCGCCGTGGCGCGCTGGTGGGCCGGCGTCGAGGACGACGTCCGCCGTCGCCGCGTCCTCGTGGACGCCCTGACCGCCGAACCGGCCGAGGAGGAGCACGGGTACGAGGTGTTCCTGCGCGCGGTGCCCGAGGCGAGGGTCCTGACCGCCGAGCGGCGGCTGACCGTGGAGGAGCTCGACGGGTTCGTCACCGGGGCGTCGGAGGAGATCACCGCCCACCTGGCCCGGTCGGGCGCCGCTCCGGCCGGACCGCTGCGGGTCGTCTACCACGGCATGGTCACCGAGGACGGCGACGGACCGGTCGAGGTGGTGCAGCCGTTCACCGGCCGGGTGGAGCCCGCCGGCGAGCTGCGCATCCGGCTGCAGCAGGCCGGCCGGGAGGCGGTGACCTGCCTGTCCCGCGGGCAGGCGGAGTTCCCCGGCATCCTCGGCGCCTACGACGCCGTCGGGGCGTGGGTCGACGCCCGGGGGCTCGAGCGGGCCGGCAGCCCGGCGGAGGTCTACGTCAGCGACCGCGACGTCGACCCGGACACCCCGCACGTCGAGGTGGCCTGGCCGGTGGCCTGA
- a CDS encoding HNH endonuclease signature motif containing protein — protein sequence MCSSDLGSGDVLDDVAALVAERNRIDAALARRVRAAERSQAPERDGLTSMACWLRGHCRLSGSEASRVVRNGRALAHLPALAEAHDAGLVSAEQVAAAARAVTPARLAAAAEQGVDLTVIDAVVTGVAVEQPHGDLVTVVQRYCADLDPDGPEPNPTEGRSLTLARHANESLSIRGELDAVGGERLQAALEAHVQADRPAGDERTRAQRLGDALVQLCDNVLAAGGLPTLRGHRPQVAVVVKLEDLTTGRGAAEMGFGAVISAARARWLACDGAVSRVVFGPDGVPLDLGRAHRLADRHLRRAAELRDGGCVFAGCSAPTWWCDVHHLVHWIDGGETSLENSALLCERHHTEVHHGFRVERRPDGRWHTYRPDGSEITTPTALAPAA from the coding sequence ATGTGTTCGAGTGATCTGGGGAGTGGTGACGTCCTCGACGACGTCGCCGCGCTGGTCGCCGAGCGCAACCGGATCGACGCCGCCCTGGCCCGCCGGGTCCGGGCGGCGGAGCGCTCGCAGGCGCCCGAGCGCGACGGCCTGACGTCGATGGCCTGCTGGCTGCGCGGGCACTGCCGGCTCTCGGGTTCCGAGGCGTCGCGGGTGGTGCGCAACGGGCGGGCGCTGGCGCACCTGCCCGCCCTCGCCGAGGCGCACGACGCCGGCCTGGTCTCGGCCGAGCAGGTCGCTGCCGCCGCGCGCGCGGTGACGCCGGCGCGGCTCGCCGCGGCCGCGGAGCAGGGGGTGGACCTCACCGTGATCGACGCGGTGGTCACCGGGGTCGCGGTCGAGCAGCCCCACGGCGACCTGGTGACGGTGGTGCAGCGCTACTGCGCCGACCTCGACCCCGACGGCCCCGAACCCAACCCCACCGAGGGCCGCTCGCTGACGCTGGCCAGGCACGCCAACGAATCACTGTCGATCCGCGGCGAGCTCGATGCCGTGGGCGGGGAGCGGCTGCAGGCGGCACTGGAGGCCCACGTGCAGGCCGACCGGCCGGCCGGGGACGAGCGCACCCGCGCGCAGCGGCTGGGTGACGCGCTGGTGCAGTTGTGCGACAACGTCCTGGCCGCCGGCGGCCTGCCCACCCTGCGGGGGCACAGGCCGCAGGTCGCCGTCGTGGTGAAGCTGGAGGACCTCACGACCGGGCGGGGCGCCGCCGAGATGGGGTTCGGTGCGGTCATCTCCGCCGCCCGCGCGCGCTGGCTGGCCTGCGACGGCGCCGTCTCCCGCGTGGTGTTCGGCCCCGATGGCGTTCCGCTCGACCTCGGCCGCGCGCACCGCCTCGCCGACCGCCACCTGCGCCGCGCGGCCGAGCTCCGCGACGGGGGCTGCGTGTTCGCCGGCTGTTCCGCGCCGACCTGGTGGTGCGACGTCCACCACCTGGTGCACTGGATCGACGGCGGCGAGACGTCACTGGAGAACTCGGCCCTGTTGTGCGAACGGCACCACACCGAGGTCCACCACGGCTTCCGCGTCGAACGACGACCCGACGGCCGATGGCACACCTACCGCCCTGACGGGTCGGAGATCACCACCCCGACGGCACTCGCCCCTGCCGCCTGA
- a CDS encoding DMT family transporter → MSRRGWVLFLAMSVIWGVPYLLIKVAVEETSPVVVVFVRCVVGAALLLPWTLARGQVRAALRHWRALLLFTVLEMTAPWLLLSYAETSLSSSLTGLLVASVPFVAALAARLLGDEERLTAVRLAGMGLGVVGIAALLGLDVEGVALLPVLAVVLVVVGYGTAPLVASRALADVPGVAVSSVALVVTAVVYAPFALPRLGEVTAAPASALASLAALGVVCTALALVLFFALIREVGPQRALVITFVNPAVAVLAGVLLLDEPFTLGLAVGLPLVLAGCVLATRRNAPAPAPAPEGAAVP, encoded by the coding sequence GTGAGTCGTCGCGGATGGGTGCTGTTCCTGGCCATGTCGGTCATCTGGGGCGTGCCCTACCTGCTCATCAAGGTGGCGGTCGAGGAGACGTCGCCGGTGGTGGTGGTCTTCGTCCGGTGCGTGGTGGGGGCGGCGCTCCTGCTGCCGTGGACGCTGGCCCGCGGCCAGGTCCGCGCGGCGCTGCGGCACTGGCGGGCGCTGCTGCTGTTCACCGTGCTGGAGATGACCGCGCCGTGGCTGCTGCTGTCCTACGCCGAGACGTCGCTGTCGAGCTCGCTGACCGGGCTGCTGGTGGCCTCGGTGCCCTTCGTGGCGGCGCTGGCCGCGCGACTGCTGGGCGACGAGGAGCGGCTGACCGCGGTGCGGCTCGCGGGCATGGGGCTGGGCGTCGTGGGCATCGCGGCGCTGCTCGGTCTCGACGTGGAGGGCGTCGCGCTGCTGCCGGTGCTGGCGGTGGTGCTCGTCGTCGTGGGCTACGGGACCGCGCCGCTGGTGGCCAGCCGGGCGCTCGCCGACGTGCCCGGGGTGGCGGTCAGCTCGGTCGCGCTGGTGGTCACCGCGGTCGTCTACGCGCCGTTCGCGCTCCCGCGGCTCGGGGAGGTGACCGCCGCGCCGGCGTCCGCGCTGGCCTCGCTCGCCGCTCTCGGGGTGGTGTGCACCGCGCTGGCCCTGGTGCTGTTCTTCGCCCTCATCCGCGAGGTGGGGCCGCAGCGCGCACTGGTGATCACCTTCGTGAACCCGGCGGTCGCGGTGCTCGCCGGCGTCCTGCTGCTCGACGAGCCGTTCACCCTCGGCCTCGCCGTCGGCCTGCCGCTGGTGCTCGCCGGTTGCGTGCTGGCCACCCGGCGCAACGCACCCGCGCCCGCGCCCGCGCCGGAGGGCGCCGCGGTCCCCTGA
- a CDS encoding cytochrome c oxidase assembly protein has protein sequence MTALLALLVAAGAGYVATTWRCRSPWPLARTTAWVAGLAAAAVAVAGPGAAHADLHAHMAAHLLLGMVAPVLLVLAAPVTLALRALPPPAARRLSRVLRSAPARWATDPLVAVPVNAAGLWLLYGTGLHTAVAHRPALATLVWLHLLVSGYLAAAAVLAVDPAPHRRPVAVRALALAGGAAAHDVLAKVLYAYPPAGTAGAEEGARLMYDGGTVVTLVTAALLWRRWYVSREAVRAAAQPA, from the coding sequence GTGACCGCCCTGCTCGCGCTCCTGGTCGCCGCGGGGGCCGGCTACGTCGCCACCACGTGGCGCTGCCGCAGCCCCTGGCCGCTGGCGCGCACCACCGCCTGGGTGGCCGGGCTGGCGGCCGCGGCGGTCGCCGTCGCGGGGCCGGGTGCGGCGCACGCCGACCTGCACGCGCACATGGCCGCCCACCTGCTGCTCGGGATGGTCGCCCCGGTGCTGCTGGTGCTGGCCGCGCCGGTCACCCTCGCCCTGCGGGCGCTGCCGCCGCCGGCCGCGCGCCGGCTGTCCCGGGTGCTGCGCAGCGCCCCGGCGCGCTGGGCCACCGACCCGCTGGTCGCCGTCCCGGTCAACGCCGCCGGGCTGTGGCTGCTCTACGGCACCGGGCTGCACACCGCCGTCGCGCACCGGCCGGCACTCGCCACGCTGGTCTGGCTGCACCTGCTCGTCAGCGGGTACCTCGCCGCGGCCGCCGTGCTCGCCGTCGACCCGGCGCCGCACCGGCGGCCGGTGGCCGTGCGGGCGCTCGCGCTGGCCGGGGGCGCGGCCGCGCACGACGTCCTCGCGAAGGTCCTCTACGCGTACCCGCCCGCGGGCACGGCGGGGGCCGAGGAGGGCGCGCGGCTCATGTACGACGGCGGCACGGTGGTCACCCTGGTGACGGCGGCGCTGCTGTGGCGGCGCTGGTACGTCAGCCGCGAGGCGGTGCGCGCCGCGGCTCAGCCGGCCTGA
- a CDS encoding spore photoproduct lyase family protein — MLDVRTVYAEAAALDSARGREVLARFPGAEIVEVPSHWQIPELNGNEGNVERWVRVKTETLVLGVKKSLSARPNSRSSNWIAPSTANGCAMACAYCYVPRRKGFANPITVFTNIEQITGYLRRHVARQGPKTEPDQCDPVSWVYDIGENSDCSVDALVSDNVADLVATFRGLPTAKASFATKYVNRELLDLDPQGRTRIRFSLMPDADSRVIDVRTSRIAERVAAVDDFVEAGYEVHLNLSPVVLRDGWEADWAQLLRRLDDTLSPAAKAQAAAEVIMLTHNRDLHEVNLGWHPKAEDLLWRPDLQQPKRSQNGQWNVRYRNDVKRAGVERLQELVAHHAPWLRIRYAF; from the coding sequence CTGCTCGACGTCCGCACCGTCTACGCCGAAGCCGCCGCCCTGGACTCCGCCCGCGGCCGCGAGGTGCTCGCCCGCTTCCCCGGCGCCGAGATCGTCGAGGTGCCCTCGCACTGGCAGATCCCGGAGCTCAACGGCAACGAGGGCAACGTCGAGCGCTGGGTGCGGGTCAAGACCGAGACGCTCGTGCTCGGCGTGAAGAAGTCGCTGTCGGCGCGGCCCAACAGCCGCTCGTCGAACTGGATCGCCCCCTCGACGGCCAATGGCTGTGCCATGGCCTGCGCCTACTGCTACGTACCGCGGCGCAAGGGCTTCGCCAACCCGATCACCGTCTTCACCAACATCGAGCAGATCACCGGCTACCTGCGCCGCCACGTCGCCCGGCAGGGCCCCAAGACCGAACCGGACCAGTGCGACCCGGTCAGCTGGGTCTACGACATCGGCGAGAACAGCGACTGCTCGGTCGACGCGCTGGTGAGCGACAACGTCGCCGACCTGGTGGCCACCTTCCGCGGGCTGCCCACCGCCAAGGCGTCCTTCGCCACCAAGTACGTCAACCGCGAGCTGCTCGACCTCGACCCGCAGGGCCGCACCCGCATCCGGTTCTCGCTCATGCCCGACGCCGACTCGCGGGTCATCGACGTGCGCACCAGCCGCATCGCCGAGCGCGTCGCCGCCGTGGACGACTTCGTCGAGGCCGGCTACGAGGTGCACCTCAACCTCTCCCCGGTGGTGCTGCGCGACGGGTGGGAGGCCGACTGGGCGCAGCTGCTGCGCCGCCTCGACGACACCCTCTCCCCCGCGGCCAAGGCCCAGGCGGCGGCCGAGGTGATCATGCTGACCCACAACCGGGACCTGCACGAGGTCAACCTCGGCTGGCACCCCAAGGCCGAGGACCTCCTCTGGCGGCCGGACCTGCAGCAGCCCAAGCGCAGCCAGAACGGCCAGTGGAACGTGCGCTACCGCAACGACGTCAAGCGGGCCGGCGTCGAGCGGCTGCAGGAGCTCGTCGCCCACCACGCGCCCTGGCTGCGCATCCGCTACGCGTTCTGA
- a CDS encoding DinB family protein: MRSDPPETGDETTVLTAYLAFQRETVLLKTEGLSREQLARPHPPSSLTLAGLLHHLALVEESWAVERFAGQPVPEPWAGIDWDATPDWEFDTAVGLEPEVLRERYREAGRRTDAAVATAGSLDALSARPLRNGNRFSLRWMLLHLVEETARHAGHADLLREAVDGAVGE; the protein is encoded by the coding sequence GTGCGCAGCGACCCGCCGGAGACCGGCGACGAGACGACCGTCCTGACCGCGTACCTGGCCTTCCAGCGGGAGACGGTGCTGCTGAAGACCGAGGGGCTGTCCCGCGAGCAGCTGGCGCGGCCGCACCCGCCGTCGTCGCTGACGCTGGCCGGCCTGCTGCACCACCTGGCGCTGGTGGAGGAGTCCTGGGCCGTGGAGCGGTTCGCCGGGCAGCCGGTGCCGGAGCCGTGGGCGGGGATCGACTGGGACGCGACCCCCGACTGGGAGTTCGACACCGCCGTCGGCCTGGAGCCGGAGGTGCTGCGCGAGCGCTACCGGGAGGCGGGCCGGCGCACCGACGCCGCGGTCGCCACGGCCGGGTCGCTGGACGCGCTGTCGGCGCGGCCGCTGCGCAACGGCAACCGGTTCAGCCTGCGCTGGATGCTGCTGCACCTGGTCGAGGAGACCGCGCGGCACGCCGGCCACGCCGACCTGCTGCGGGAGGCGGTCGACGGCGCGGTCGGCGAGTGA
- a CDS encoding GAF domain-containing protein has protein sequence MTIATRFATALGAETSRVPGPPELLPVRLARACVATLGVDGAGLSVVDAAGTRIPLGSSTAHAACAERLQFTVGAGPCWEAQETRQPVFALLADLRRRWMPFADLLTAQTPFRAVVALPLREDLAGAGALDLYFTDDARVPDLDVFAAMAVGELVTAALGEAAVWSDWPAGQGPDWMHGPDARRRAAVMRAAGRTAMALETDPATALDLLRAAAYAGGRSVEDVAEDLEQGRLDVGQLAPGRRS, from the coding sequence GTGACCATCGCCACACGGTTCGCCACCGCGCTCGGTGCGGAGACGTCCCGTGTCCCCGGACCTCCCGAGCTGCTCCCCGTCCGGCTGGCCCGGGCGTGCGTCGCCACGCTGGGCGTCGACGGCGCGGGGCTGTCGGTGGTCGACGCCGCCGGCACCCGCATCCCGCTCGGGTCCAGCACCGCGCACGCCGCGTGCGCCGAGCGGCTGCAGTTCACCGTGGGCGCGGGGCCGTGCTGGGAGGCGCAGGAGACCCGTCAGCCGGTGTTCGCCCTCCTCGCGGACCTGCGCCGCCGCTGGATGCCCTTCGCCGACCTGCTGACCGCCCAGACGCCGTTCCGCGCGGTCGTCGCCCTCCCGCTGCGCGAGGACCTCGCCGGGGCCGGGGCGCTGGACCTCTACTTCACCGACGACGCGCGGGTGCCCGACCTCGACGTCTTCGCCGCGATGGCCGTCGGCGAGCTCGTCACCGCCGCGCTCGGCGAGGCCGCCGTCTGGTCGGACTGGCCGGCCGGCCAGGGCCCCGACTGGATGCACGGGCCGGACGCCCGCCGCCGCGCCGCGGTGATGCGGGCCGCCGGCCGGACGGCGATGGCGCTGGAGACAGACCCGGCCACCGCGCTGGACCTCCTGCGCGCGGCCGCCTACGCCGGCGGGCGCAGCGTGGAGGACGTCGCCGAGGACCTCGAGCAGGGCCGCCTCGACGTCGGCCAGCTGGCGCCGGGCAGGCGGTCCTGA
- a CDS encoding DNA-3-methyladenine glycosylase I, with the protein MTTDLSHAGASVPAVEPVPTDDRVRCAWGDSTPEYVAYHDEEWGTPLHGDDALFERLCLEAFQSGLSWITILRKRPAFRAAFAGFRIDAVAAFTADDEARLMADAGIVRNRAKIAAAVRNARAAQQVSEGLSTLLWSFAPTAPRPRPATMADVPATSAESTAMARELKRRGFVFVGPTTAYALMQATGMVDDHVATCFRATRPGAQVGSAAGIRDHG; encoded by the coding sequence ATGACGACCGACCTGTCGCACGCCGGCGCTAGCGTGCCCGCCGTGGAGCCCGTGCCGACCGACGACCGTGTGCGCTGTGCCTGGGGGGACAGCACCCCCGAGTACGTCGCCTACCACGACGAGGAGTGGGGCACCCCGCTGCACGGCGACGACGCGCTCTTCGAGCGCCTGTGCCTGGAGGCGTTCCAGTCGGGTCTGTCCTGGATCACCATCCTGCGCAAGCGACCCGCCTTCCGTGCCGCCTTCGCCGGCTTCCGCATCGACGCGGTCGCCGCGTTCACCGCCGACGACGAGGCCCGCCTGATGGCCGACGCCGGCATCGTCCGCAACCGCGCCAAGATCGCCGCCGCCGTCCGGAACGCGCGGGCCGCCCAGCAGGTCTCCGAGGGCCTGTCGACGCTGCTGTGGTCCTTCGCCCCCACCGCGCCGCGGCCCCGCCCGGCCACGATGGCCGACGTCCCGGCCACCAGCGCCGAGTCCACGGCGATGGCCAGGGAGCTCAAGCGGCGGGGCTTCGTCTTCGTCGGACCGACCACCGCCTACGCGCTCATGCAGGCCACGGGCATGGTCGACGACCACGTCGCCACCTGCTTCCGGGCCACCCGCCCGGGGGCTCAGGTTGGTTCCGCAGCAGGGATACGGGATCATGGGTAG
- a CDS encoding phytoene desaturase family protein yields MARVVVVGAGLGGLAAAARLGALGHRVTVLEQSGDVGGKLGWYARDGHAFDTGPSLVTLPQVLRDLFDATGGPLEEAVDLVRLDPAVDYRFADGTRLAVPGHLDAVPGALDAALGEGSGGQWRALLARAEAMWAITEQPFLRSPLRGAATLARLARDPADVAAVAPWQTLRGLGARYLRDPRLRLLLDRYATYSGSDPRRAPAVLATVPYVEQAFGSWYVRGGLHRLAEAVAERAREHGADVRTGTPVRRVLREGGRVSGVELVDGGEMTADVVVSGADATALYAGLLPPDRRTRAVRRGLTRATPSLSGFVLLLALRGRTAGLAHHTVAFPGDYDAEFDAVFGTGRHRGLPCPVPDPTVYVSAPDDPATRPDDDSESWFVLVNAPRHDPDGGVDWDTPGLADRYATRVLEVMAARGLDVRSRVRWWVARTPADLARETGSVGGSIYGTSSNGARAAFLRPGNAAPVRGLYLVGGSSHPGGGLPLVTLSAEIVAGLVGPA; encoded by the coding sequence GTGGCACGGGTGGTGGTCGTCGGCGCGGGGCTCGGCGGCCTCGCCGCCGCCGCGCGGCTGGGCGCGCTGGGACACCGGGTGACCGTGCTGGAGCAGTCCGGCGACGTCGGCGGCAAGCTCGGCTGGTACGCCCGCGACGGACACGCCTTCGACACCGGCCCCAGCCTGGTGACGCTGCCCCAGGTGCTGCGCGACCTGTTCGACGCCACCGGCGGCCCGCTCGAGGAGGCCGTCGACCTCGTCCGGCTCGACCCCGCCGTCGACTACCGGTTCGCCGACGGCACCCGCCTGGCGGTGCCCGGACACCTCGACGCGGTGCCCGGGGCCCTCGACGCCGCCCTGGGTGAGGGCAGCGGCGGGCAGTGGCGGGCCCTGCTCGCGCGCGCCGAGGCGATGTGGGCGATCACCGAGCAGCCGTTCCTGCGCTCGCCGCTGCGCGGGGCGGCCACCCTCGCCCGGCTGGCCCGCGACCCGGCCGACGTCGCCGCCGTCGCGCCCTGGCAGACGCTGCGCGGCCTCGGCGCGCGCTACCTGCGCGACCCGCGGCTGCGGCTGCTGCTCGACCGCTACGCCACCTACTCCGGCTCCGACCCGCGGCGCGCACCCGCGGTGCTCGCGACCGTCCCCTACGTCGAGCAGGCGTTCGGCTCCTGGTACGTCCGCGGCGGGCTGCACCGGCTCGCCGAGGCGGTGGCCGAGCGGGCCCGTGAGCACGGCGCCGACGTCCGCACCGGCACCCCGGTCCGGCGGGTGCTGCGCGAGGGCGGCCGGGTGTCCGGGGTGGAGCTGGTCGACGGCGGCGAGATGACCGCCGACGTCGTCGTCTCCGGCGCCGACGCCACCGCCCTCTACGCCGGGCTGTTGCCGCCGGACCGGCGCACCCGCGCGGTGCGCCGCGGGCTGACCCGGGCGACGCCGTCGCTGTCGGGGTTCGTGCTGCTGCTGGCGCTGCGCGGCCGCACCGCCGGCCTGGCCCACCACACCGTCGCCTTCCCCGGCGACTACGACGCCGAGTTCGACGCCGTCTTCGGCACCGGCCGGCACCGCGGCCTGCCCTGCCCGGTCCCCGACCCGACCGTCTACGTCAGCGCCCCCGACGATCCCGCGACCCGGCCCGACGACGACAGCGAGTCGTGGTTCGTGCTGGTCAACGCGCCGCGGCACGACCCCGACGGCGGCGTCGACTGGGACACCCCCGGCCTGGCCGACCGCTACGCCACCCGGGTGCTGGAGGTGATGGCCGCGCGCGGGCTCGACGTCCGCTCGCGCGTGCGCTGGTGGGTGGCCCGCACGCCGGCCGACCTCGCGCGGGAGACCGGCAGCGTCGGCGGCTCGATCTACGGCACGTCGAGCAACGGCGCCCGCGCCGCCTTCCTCCGGCCGGGCAACGCCGCACCGGTGCGGGGGCTGTACCTGGTCGGGGGCTCGTCGCACCCCGGCGGCGGGCTGCCGCTGGTGACGCTGTCGGCGGAGATCGTCGCGGGGCTGGTCGGGCCCGCCTGA